The following coding sequences are from one Lycium ferocissimum isolate CSIRO_LF1 chromosome 3, AGI_CSIRO_Lferr_CH_V1, whole genome shotgun sequence window:
- the LOC132049463 gene encoding DNA glycosylase/AP lyase ROS1-like, which produces MDTGQGNSWIPATPGNPSFAKSATICSNRQENQQANVDWSDLQRKQEAQNAATYHGSTSSVTVDQCFTTMEAAVGMKSNMYGGIKMDNNLSSDNVDMWGNMSFGDLLAMAHAGGTTLADETTYSVKSSFKPLINPQNADESSIFSSFPFNLNSPPVMTDAALSSNIPSQFEPVTPDVMKSKGQESNASDDINDTTLARGIQSNEDTIKRAEANELQQNKEQSELILDQSELQEYQKPDKTGKQDTELMNNTPEQKPRRRKHRPKVIKEGKPKRTPKPRTEKQPGSEETKTEKRKYVRKNKVGRPTATSAEEVNNTICHEEKPPSSEKNPPAKRKYVRRNQVNKSAEKPSEEGSSVTIGRPAATSTEEVNNTICHDGKPHSSKETPKAKRKYVRRNQVNKSTEKPAEEGSSATIDPTEVSLPKKSCRKSLNFEVQSQASEENSSYRTSTLDLHANNSGSNEQSAESARLGQGKDATSQETEVGITYDITCSLNQNVRNYISQPRLQYPVPPTPDKVGLNHDKVMFVNQNESTRGNSRIICSDLTHDKQASILQMTPQSPSCSNYSSTASLPHGKGLKRQHTCITDEAQCYRINARGAYFNSMQAYQAILPANELGIYNNVGMHFPSIYPQMRAGKGHSSTSYIKAFTGETTYMPSSQCNISGSPSNNSATNIPNNRMWNSNVMPAVVGAERLMQWRSNGATQVHDLASLHEIYRQFPTSTSNEATKHGFGEIYKNSHPSNACMGAPIVETGEVTKKKKKSKTSILVNSAASNMYTHQKFTKKARGSLPALTWRGMSPIEEIAERLRHLDLNRESSQNQGQYGIITYNTKFQGENALVLYQRDGSIVPFGGSLVRKRKPRPKVDVDEETDRVWKLLLQDINSEGIDGTDEDKAKWWEEERRVFNSRADSFIARMRLVQGDRRFSPWKGSVVDSVVGVFLTQNVSDHLSSSAFMSLAAHFPLKTDSTQKHEGNTGIIIEEPEECPTDPNVSIRWYEDQPNQSTHCQDSSGVYNTDSNEEKAAVDGSESSENSTQCIKSADCSVILQSDSSGEGSDLYQESTVMGFGDRKELNDLPSSPSSVVSSENSAVIQASERADSSNFCSSTSFLKLLQMAGTSGAQGTGCTEHFQEGENFPFLGKELSAPKQSGLSVELAHPALYATNPQNKLDIERVNDAEVNVELQFQTEDTNCNVQQVPEAPSSSETIVDVTERASIVFDSCKSEQRVVESNLKNDNNHVCSKIDSVNDNPSKGKNGRLGKEKEKIDWDSLRLQAQANGKKRERTTNTMDSLDYEAVRRASVNELAHTIRERGMNNKLAERIKAFLDRIVSEHGSIDLEWLRDVPPDKAKEYLLSIRGLGLKSVECVRLLTLHHLAFPVDVNVGRIAVRLGWVPLQPLPESLQLHLLELYPILESIQQYLWPRLCKLDQRTLYELHYHMITFGKVFCTKSKPNCNACPLRGECRHFASAFASARLALPAPEDKSIVCATENKAANNNPRENFTHLPLSLPPGNQQPVEHQKLINSAPIIEVPASPEPIVEVPATPEQEQIQAPETDIEDFEDPSEIPIIELNMAEFTQNVKKYVEKNMQLQQVEMSNALVALTSEAASIPTTKLKNVSRLRTEHQVYELPDSHPLLEGLDKREPDDPSSYLLAIWTPGETADSMQPPETQCNSQESGILCQNETCSSCNGIREAHSQTVRGTLLIPCRTAMRGSFPLNGTYFQVNEVFADHDSSLNPINVPRDCLWNLPRRTVYFGTSVATIFKGLTTESIQHCFWRGFVCVRGFDQKSRAPRPLLARFHFPASKLLNKGKGKTNDDKGVAT; this is translated from the exons ATGGATACAGGCCAAGGCAATTCATGGATTCCAGCAACTCCGGGGAACCCAAGTTTTGCGAAATCGGCAACAATTTGCAGTAACAGGCAGGAAAACCAGCAAGCTAATGTTGATTGGTCAGATTTGCAAAGAAAGCAAGAAGCTCAAAATGCTGCAACATACCATGGTTCAACAAGTTCAGTAACAGTAGATCAGTGCTTCACCACCATGGAAGCAGCAGTAGGAATGAAGTCTAATATGTATGGTGGTATAAAGATGGACAATAACTTATCTAGTGATAATGTAGACATGTGGGGCAATATGTCTTTTGGAGATTTATTGGCAATGGCTCATGCTGGTGGCACCACGCTAGCAGATGAAACAACTTATAGCGTGAAGAGTTCTTTCAAACCGCTAATAAATCCTCAGAATGCAG ATGAAAGCTCTATTTTTTCCAGCTTCCCTTTCAACTTGAATTCACCACCAGTAATGACGGATGCAGCCTTGAGCAGCAACATCCCGTCCCAGTTCGAACCAGTAACACCAGATGTGATGAAGAGTAAAGGGCAAGAATCTAATGCATCAGATGACATTAATGATACAACACTAGCAAGAGGTATACAGTCAAATGAGGATACAATAAAGAGAGCTGAAGCAAATGAACTCCAACAGAATAAAGAGCAGTCAGAGCTGATCTTGGATCAATCAGAATTACAGGAGTATCAAAAGCCGGACAAGACAGGCAAACAGGATACTGAACTGATGAACAATACACCAGAGCAAAaaccaagaagaagaaagcacaGGCCCAAAGTGATTAAAGAAGGCAAGCCTAAAAGGACTCCTAAACCAAGAACCGAAAAGCAGCCTGGTTCAGAGGAGACAAAAACAGAAAAGAGGAAGTATGTCCGAAAAAACAAGGTTGGCAGACCTACAGCCACTTCTGCAGAAGAGGTTAACAATACAATTTGTCACGAGGAAAAGCCTCCTAGTTCCGAAAAAAACCCACCTGCAAAAAGGAAGTATGTCAGAAGAAATCAAGTTAACAAGAGCGCGGAAAAACCATCTGAAGAGGGAAGCAGTGTAACAATTGGCAGACCTGCAGCCACTTCCACAGAAGAGGTAAACAATACAATTTGTCACGACGGAAAGCCTCATAGTTCCAAAGAAACCCCAAAAGCAAAAAGGAAGTATGTCAGAAGAAATCAAGTTAACAAGAGCACAGAAAAACCCGCTGAAGAGGGAAGCAGTGCAACAATTGACCCGACAGAAGTTTCTCTTCCTAAAAAATCCTGCAGGAAATCGTTGAATTTTGAAGTCCAAAGCCAAGCAAGTGAAGAGAACTCATCATACAGGACCTCAACTTTGGATTTGCATGCGAATAATTCCGGGTCAAATGAACAATCTGCAGAGTCTGCACGGCTTGGACAAGGAAAAGATGCCACAAGTCAAGAGACAGAAGTGGGCATAACTTATGACATCACCTGCTCCCTGAACCAGAATGTGAGAAATTACATATCACAGCCTAGATTGCAATACCCTGTTCCTCCAACTCCAGACAAGGTTGGCTTGAATCATGACAAAGTCATGTTTGTTAATCAAAATGAAAGCACAAGAGGAAATAGTAGAATCATTTGTTCAGATTTAACTCATGATAAACAGGCAAGCATTCTACAAATGACACCTCAGAGCCCGAGTTGTTCCAACTACAGCAGCACTGCATCCTTGCCACATGGGAAAGGCTTGAAAAGACAGCACACGTGTATAACTGATGAAGCACAATGCTACAGAATAAATGCCAGAGGAGCGTATTTCAATTCTATGCAAGCCTATCAAGCAATCCTTCCAGCAAATGAACTTGGCATTTATAATAATGTAGGGATGCATTTTCCCTCTATTTACCCGCAAATGAGAGCAGGAAAGGGTCACAGCTCAACATCTTACATTAAGGCTTTTACTGGTGAAACTACCTACATGCCTTCATCTCAGTGCAATATCAGTGGTTCCCCTAGCAACAATTCTGCAACCAATATACCCAATAACAGAATGTGGAATTCCAATGTTATGCCAGCAGTTGTGGGAGCAGAGAGGTTAATGCAGTGGAGATCAAACGGTGCAACTCAAGTACATGACTTAGCATCTCTGCATGAAATTTACAGACAATTTCCAACTTCTACATCCAACGAAGCAACAAAACATGGATTTGgagaaatatataaaaattcacATCCATCCAatgcatgcatgggagctcCAATTGTGGAAACCGGAGAAGTaacgaagaaaaaaaagaagtcaaAGACAAGCATCCTTGTCAACTCGGCAGCTTCCAATATGTATACTCATCAAAAGTTCACAAAAAAAGCAAGGG GTTCTCTGCCAGCTTTAACATGGAGAGGCATGTCTCCAATCGAGGAAATTGCAGAACGCTTGCGGCATCTTGATTTAAATAGAGAAAGCAGCCAGAATCAAGGTCAATATGGAATCATCACCTACAACACCAAGTTTCAAGGGGAGAATGCCCTTGTTCTTTATCAAAGAGATGGAAGTATTGTCCCTTTTGGAGGTTCGTTGGTTAGAAAACGAAAACCGCGGCCAAAAGTTGATGTTGATGAAGAGACTGATAGGGTATGGAAACTTTTGCTGCAAGATATCAACAGTGAAGGCATTGATGGAACAGATGAAGACAAGGCAAAATGGTGGGAGGAAGAACGTAGAGTGTTTAATAGTAGAGCAGACTCATTTATTGCACGAATGCGTCTTGTCCAAG GAGACAGGCGCTTCTCACCTTGGAAGGGATCTGTTGTGGACTCCGTGGTTGGGGTATTTCTTACACAGAATGTTTCAGATCACCTTTCTAG CTCTGCATTCATGTCACTCGCTGCTCACTTTCCTCTGAAGACAGACAGTACTCAGAAGCATGAAGGAAACACAGGTATTATTATTGAAGAACCCGAAGAGTGTCCAACAGATCCCAATGTTTCAATCAGATGGTATGAAGATCAACCAAATCAGTCAACCCATTGTCAGGATTCTTCAGGAGTCTATAATACAGATTCAAATGAAGAAAAAGCAGCCGTCGATGGTTCTGAATCAAGTGAAAATAGCACACAATGCATAAAGTCGGCAGACTGTTCTGTAATTCTGCAATCAGATTCTTCTGGAGAAGGCTCAGATCTGTATCAGGAATCAACAGTTATGGGTTTCGGAGATCGAAAAGAATTGAATGATTTGCCTTCTTCTCCGAGTTCTGTAGTTTCTTCTGAGAACTCTGCAGTTATTCAAGCTTCAGAAAGAGCTGACTCAAGCAACTTTTGCAGCTCCACTTCTTTTTTGAAGCTATTACAGATGGCAGGGACTTCAGGAGCACAAGGAACCGGGTGCACTGAACATTTTCAAGAAGGTGAAAACTTTCCATTCCTTGGCAAGGAACTTAGTGCCCCGAAACAAAGTGGATTGTCGGTAGAATTGGCACATCCAGCACTGTACGCAACGAACCCTCAAAATAAGTTGGACATAGAGAGAGTTAATGATGCAGAAGTCAATGTTGAACTACAATTTCAAACTGAAGATACCAATTGCAATGTCCAGCAAGTTCCAGAAGCGCCATCCTCTTCAGAAACCATTGTAGATGTCACAGAAAGGGCCAGCATAGTTTTTGATTCATGTAAGTCAGAGCAAAGAGTTGTGGAGTCGAActtgaaaaatgacaataatCATGTTTGTAGCAAAATAGACAGTGTAAATGACAATCCTTCTAAAGGGAAAAATGGACGACTTGggaaggagaaagagaaaatCGATTGGGACAGCTTACGGTTACAGGCCCAGGCCAACGgcaagaaaagagaaaggacAACAAACACAATGGATTCACTGGACTATGAAGCAGTGAGGCGTGCAAGTGTCAATGAGTTAGCCCACACAATTAGAGAACGAGGAATGAACAACAAGCTGGCAGAGAGAATCAAG GCTTTTCTTGACCGGATTGTTAGTGAACATGGAAGCATTGATCTTGAATGGCTGAGAGATGTTCCACCAGACAAAGCCAA AGAGTATCTATTGAGCATAAGGGGCTTGGGTCTGAAGAGTGTGGAGTGTGTGAGACTTTTAACACTTCACCACCTTGCTTTCCCT GTTGACGTGAATGTAGGACGTATAGCTGTTAGACTAGGGTGGGTACCCCTGCAGCCGTTGCCCGAGTCACTACAGTTGCATCTTCTGGAACT GTACCCAATACTGGAGTCGATTCAACAGTACCTATGGCCACGTCTCTGCAAGCTTGATCAAAGAACATT ATATGAGCTACATTACCATATGATCACCTTTGGAAAG GTCTTCTGTACAAAAAGCAAACCCAATTGCAATGCATGTCCACTGAGAGGAGAATGCAGACACTTTGCGAGTGCATTTGCAAG TGCAAGGCTTGCCCTTCCCGCGCCGGAAGACAAAAGCATTGTGTGTGCAACAGAAAACAAAGCCGCTAACAACAATCCAAGGGAAAACTTCACTCACCTGCCTCTGTCATTACCTCCTGGGAATCAACAACCAGTGGAGCATCAGAAATTGATCAACTCAGCTCCTATTATTGAAGTGCCAGCATCACCAGAGCCCATTGTTGAAGTTCCTGCCACACCTGAGCAAGAACAAATACAAGCACCAGAAACTGACATAGAGGACTTTGAAGATCCTAGTGAGATTCCtataattgaattgaatatggcAGAGTTCACTCAAAATGTAAAGAAGTATGTGGAAAAAAATATGCAGCTTCAACAGGTAGAAATGTCGAATGCCTTAGTAGCCTTAACTTCAGAAGCTGCATCAATTCCCACTACTAAACTTAAGAATGTTAGCCGGCTCAGAACAGAACACCAAGT CTATGAACTTCCAGATTCTCATCCTCTTTTGGAAGGG TTGGACAAAAGAGAACCAGATGATCCTTCTTCCTATCTTCTTGCTATTTGGACACCGG GTGAAACAGCAGATTCTATGCAACCTCCAGAAACTCAGTGCAACTCTCAAGAATCTGGAATTCTATGTCAAAATGAGACGTGTTCCTCATGCAACGGCATACGTGAAGCACATTCTCAAACAGTAAGAGGAACTCTTCTG ATACCATGTCGAACAGCTATGAGAGGAAGCTTTCCGCTCAATGGTACATACTTTCAGGTCAATGAG GTGTTCGCAGACCATGACTCCAGCCTTAACCCAATCAATGTCCCAAGGGATTGTCTGTGGAATCTCCCACGGAGGACTGTCTACTTTGGAACCTCAGTAGCCACGATATTCAAAG GCCTAACCACAGAAAGCATCCAACACTGCTTCTGGAGAG GGTTTGTTTGTGTGCGGGGATTTGATCAGAAGTCACGAGCACCTCGACCGCTGCTGGCAAGATTTCACTTTCCAGCCAGCAAGTTATTAAATAAGGGTAAAGGAAAAACAAATGATGACAAAGGAGTAGCCACCTGA